One window of Luteolibacter sp. Y139 genomic DNA carries:
- the ndk gene encoding nucleoside-diphosphate kinase, which yields MALETTLILFKPDAVSKGLVGTVLARFEKAGFTIRGIKKLFLTDELLADHYSHIADKPFFPSVREFMQETPVIALALEGDDVIAKVRDLLGPTDSKAAAPGTIRGDFGDKEGDAKMRNVCHASDSTEAAAAEIKRFFKDGEVF from the coding sequence ATGGCCCTCGAGACCACCCTCATTCTGTTCAAGCCCGACGCCGTGTCCAAAGGCCTCGTCGGCACCGTGCTCGCCCGCTTTGAAAAGGCAGGCTTCACCATCCGCGGCATCAAGAAGCTGTTCCTGACCGACGAACTGCTGGCGGACCACTACTCGCACATCGCGGACAAGCCGTTCTTCCCGTCCGTGCGCGAGTTCATGCAGGAGACCCCGGTGATCGCGCTGGCGCTGGAAGGCGACGATGTGATCGCGAAGGTCCGCGACTTGCTCGGCCCGACTGATTCGAAGGCTGCCGCTCCGGGAACGATCCGCGGTGACTTCGGCGACAAGGAAGGCGATGCGAAGATGCGGAATGTCTGCCATGCTTCGGATTCGACGGAAGCGGCTGCCGCGGAGATCAAGCGGTTCTTCAAGGACGGCGAGGTGTTCTGA
- a CDS encoding tRNA (mnm(5)s(2)U34)-methyltransferase, whose protein sequence is MTAPERPTARAHREITAVLRQCDLAIDATAGNGHDTLFLAKLVGETGTVIAFDVQEQAITSTRERLASANLLDRVTLVHGSHATLSDHAKPATASAVMFNLGYLPGADHAIITQTEETLQALDASLIVLKPGGILTIVCYPGHDGGDKESAAVVAWAENHHAEIFRREDTLRPAPFLVLVRSMDILSTPRRPNVDTPQ, encoded by the coding sequence ATGACCGCCCCCGAACGCCCCACCGCCCGCGCCCACCGCGAAATCACGGCGGTCCTGCGCCAGTGCGACCTCGCCATCGACGCCACCGCCGGCAACGGCCACGACACCCTCTTCCTCGCCAAGCTCGTCGGCGAAACCGGCACCGTCATCGCCTTCGATGTCCAGGAGCAGGCCATCACCTCCACCCGCGAACGCCTCGCCTCCGCAAATCTGTTAGATCGCGTCACGCTCGTCCACGGCTCCCACGCCACCCTCTCGGACCACGCAAAACCCGCCACCGCATCCGCCGTGATGTTCAACCTCGGCTACCTCCCCGGCGCCGATCACGCGATCATCACCCAAACAGAAGAAACCCTCCAAGCACTGGACGCATCCCTCATCGTCCTGAAACCCGGCGGCATCCTCACCATCGTCTGCTACCCCGGCCACGACGGCGGAGACAAGGAAAGCGCCGCAGTGGTTGCTTGGGCTGAAAACCACCACGCCGAGATCTTCCGCCGCGAGGACACCTTGAGGCCCGCTCCGTTCCTGGTGCTCGTAAGGAGCATGGACATTCTGTCCACGCCGCGTCGACCGAACGTCGACACCCCTCAATGA
- a CDS encoding AraC family transcriptional regulator: MSAGKVTGDRFRISSLLAKRLAERGISIRTVEREAGLPPGFLNQEKIHAATAQLFALWKAIGHISGDPAIGLKLGAESRFERFEPIQVAAVCSRTFGDALQRVSRCKILTCPEEIRVQSDGAETRINFVFLQDEGAEPEVLVDVCLAWVVALGSRGSQGQIRPLRVELARTVRHRELFENHFGCRIRFKAGHNAVVFRSEDLARPFATHNEELLKILGAQLDRELDELRSDAGVGELVRLTLKRTLAGGRPGRADVARELHLSVRTLQRRLNDAGLTFQRLVQDTRHELALEYLGEVTIEISEVAFLLGYEDTNSFFRAFHEWQGATPGEWREQHMRSAYSRSTDKPKTNR, encoded by the coding sequence ATGTCGGCAGGCAAAGTCACAGGCGACCGCTTCCGGATTTCGAGCCTCTTGGCCAAGCGATTGGCCGAACGGGGAATCTCCATCCGCACCGTGGAACGCGAAGCGGGATTGCCCCCGGGATTCCTTAATCAAGAAAAGATCCATGCTGCCACGGCGCAGCTCTTCGCCCTTTGGAAAGCCATCGGCCATATCAGCGGCGACCCGGCGATTGGCCTGAAGCTCGGAGCCGAATCTAGGTTCGAGCGATTTGAACCTATTCAGGTCGCTGCGGTGTGCAGCCGTACTTTTGGAGATGCCCTGCAGCGGGTGTCCCGGTGCAAGATCCTGACCTGTCCTGAAGAAATCCGCGTTCAAAGCGACGGAGCCGAAACGAGAATCAACTTCGTGTTCCTCCAGGATGAGGGTGCCGAACCCGAAGTTCTGGTCGACGTGTGCTTGGCTTGGGTGGTTGCTCTAGGCAGCCGGGGGAGCCAAGGCCAGATCCGGCCTCTTCGTGTGGAACTGGCCAGGACAGTCCGGCATCGGGAGCTGTTTGAGAACCACTTCGGCTGCCGCATTCGCTTCAAGGCCGGTCACAACGCTGTCGTTTTCCGGAGCGAGGATCTCGCGCGGCCGTTCGCTACCCACAATGAAGAGCTATTGAAGATTCTGGGAGCACAACTGGATCGTGAACTCGACGAATTGCGGTCCGACGCGGGTGTTGGCGAGCTGGTAAGACTGACCCTCAAGCGCACGCTCGCCGGAGGTCGTCCAGGTCGTGCGGATGTCGCCCGCGAGCTTCACCTGAGCGTGCGAACTCTCCAGCGACGGCTGAATGATGCCGGGCTCACCTTCCAGCGACTTGTGCAGGATACCCGTCACGAGTTGGCCCTCGAATACCTTGGCGAAGTCACCATCGAAATCAGCGAAGTGGCCTTCCTACTGGGCTACGAGGATACGAATTCCTTTTTCCGTGCCTTCCACGAATGGCAAGGCGCCACACCGGGAGAGTGGCGTGAGCAACACATGCGCTCCGCTTATTCCCGATCCACCGATAAACCGAAAACGAACCGATGA
- a CDS encoding alpha/beta hydrolase, which translates to MKTLMTSLTFLAGALAGSGTDKPQGADNFYQSAKVTMRKVTFKTQYKTNVAGNLFVPTTLARDSKHPAIIVGHPMGAVKEQSANLYAQKLADQGFVTLSIDLPFWGGSEGDPRNAVMPDLYAEAFSAGVDFLGSQEFVDRGRIGALGICGSGSFVISAAKIDPRMKAVATVSMYDMGAANRDALNHSQTVEQRKQIIAQAAEQRWKEADGAKTELTGGTVHELTADTHPIQREFYDFYRTSRGQFTPEGSSPNATTHPTLSSNVKFMNFYPFADIETISPRPMLFITGDAAHSKEFSEQAYNLAGEPKELVMVPGASHVDLYDRVDLIPWDKLTSFFTANLKPAADTAPASGAATP; encoded by the coding sequence ATGAAAACACTGATGACCTCGTTAACATTCCTGGCCGGAGCTCTGGCCGGCAGCGGAACTGACAAGCCGCAAGGCGCGGACAACTTCTATCAAAGCGCAAAGGTGACCATGAGAAAAGTCACCTTCAAAACCCAATACAAAACAAATGTCGCGGGAAATCTGTTTGTCCCCACGACGCTGGCCCGGGACTCGAAACATCCCGCGATCATTGTCGGGCATCCGATGGGCGCGGTGAAGGAACAGAGTGCAAATCTCTACGCGCAGAAGCTCGCGGACCAGGGCTTTGTCACTCTGTCCATCGACCTGCCGTTCTGGGGAGGCAGCGAAGGCGATCCTCGCAACGCGGTGATGCCGGATCTTTACGCCGAAGCGTTCAGTGCCGGGGTGGATTTCCTGGGATCACAGGAGTTTGTCGATCGCGGCCGGATTGGTGCCTTGGGCATCTGCGGCAGTGGGAGCTTTGTCATCAGTGCGGCCAAGATCGACCCGCGGATGAAAGCCGTTGCCACGGTCAGCATGTACGACATGGGGGCCGCGAACCGGGATGCCCTCAACCATTCGCAGACTGTCGAGCAGCGGAAGCAGATCATCGCCCAGGCCGCCGAACAGCGATGGAAGGAGGCGGACGGAGCAAAAACGGAGCTTACCGGCGGAACGGTCCATGAACTGACGGCGGACACTCATCCGATCCAACGGGAGTTCTACGATTTCTATCGTACTTCTCGCGGCCAGTTCACGCCCGAAGGCAGCTCGCCAAATGCGACGACCCACCCGACATTGAGCAGCAACGTGAAGTTTATGAACTTCTATCCCTTCGCGGACATAGAGACGATCTCACCCCGCCCGATGCTTTTCATCACCGGCGATGCGGCCCATTCCAAGGAATTCAGCGAGCAAGCATACAATCTCGCCGGAGAGCCCAAGGAACTGGTCATGGTTCCGGGAGCCAGTCACGTCGATCTCTATGACCGGGTCGATCTCATCCCTTGGGACAAGCTCACCTCATTCTTCACCGCTAACCTGAAGCCCGCCGCAGATACTGCTCCGGCATCCGGGGCAGCCACCCCTTGA